From one Comamonas piscis genomic stretch:
- the murD gene encoding UDP-N-acetylmuramoyl-L-alanine--D-glutamate ligase, whose amino-acid sequence MTTEHLHPDNLPTDAVPAPLDMAASPLAAELPVEATDPSVDTAPLADAVPAAEAGLPAADDAAVDAAPADAPADMAPVPDVSTLTAAKDAAAFVAQIFADPSVSDAASNEVTAVDVQPQAEAIVFAPVPANWPQGEASQASHLQGQQVLVLGLGTSGLAMARWCARGGAEVTVADTREEPPQLAQLRSELPEVRFVAGPLTAALIDGQPVRAVYRSPGLSPETVAPVVDAARAIGLPVSGELDLFSLALQALAEGHGYAPKVLAITGTNGKTTVTSLTGQLLAHAGMSTAVAGNIGPSLLDTLSQHIDGESLPQAWVLELSSFQLEDAHAFNPTAATVLNISQDHLDWHGSMQAYAAAKAKIFGSDALMVLNRDDPAVMAMLPPPVRVKLQRPQLRPHISFGMDAPSQVGDYGLEVINGMAWLVRAQDDGNSATNKRNHSATDDMFMQRLMPADALRIRGRHNAMNALAALALGHAAGAGFAPMLFGLREYRGERHRVEPIGIVSDVEYFDDSKGTNVGATVAALMGLGAERRIVLILGGEGKGQDFAPLAAPVLRYARAVVLIGRDAPLIEAALADTGVPLLHAPSMPEAVQLASQKALAGDAVLMSPACASFDMFKNYGHRAEVFCQAVAELAEERGSSLEVQP is encoded by the coding sequence ATGACGACCGAGCACCTCCACCCCGACAACCTGCCGACGGACGCCGTGCCTGCGCCGCTGGACATGGCAGCATCGCCGCTAGCTGCAGAGCTGCCGGTTGAGGCCACCGATCCCAGCGTGGATACCGCCCCATTGGCGGATGCCGTGCCCGCCGCCGAGGCTGGCTTGCCTGCTGCCGATGATGCTGCGGTGGACGCCGCGCCTGCCGATGCGCCTGCCGACATGGCCCCGGTTCCTGATGTGTCGACCCTGACGGCGGCCAAAGATGCGGCTGCCTTTGTCGCACAGATCTTTGCCGACCCCAGTGTCTCCGATGCGGCGAGCAACGAGGTGACTGCGGTGGATGTGCAGCCGCAGGCTGAAGCCATTGTTTTTGCGCCTGTGCCCGCGAACTGGCCCCAAGGCGAGGCCAGCCAGGCCAGCCATTTGCAAGGCCAGCAGGTGCTGGTGCTGGGTCTGGGTACGTCCGGCCTGGCGATGGCGCGCTGGTGTGCACGCGGCGGCGCCGAGGTGACGGTGGCGGACACGCGCGAGGAACCGCCCCAACTGGCGCAACTGCGCAGCGAGCTGCCCGAGGTGCGTTTTGTGGCGGGCCCGTTGACGGCCGCGCTGATCGACGGCCAGCCGGTGCGCGCCGTATACCGCTCGCCCGGCTTGAGCCCCGAGACCGTGGCGCCCGTGGTGGACGCCGCGCGTGCGATTGGCCTGCCGGTCAGCGGTGAACTCGACCTGTTCAGCCTGGCGTTGCAAGCGCTGGCCGAGGGCCATGGCTATGCGCCCAAGGTGCTGGCGATCACGGGCACCAATGGCAAGACGACGGTGACGTCGTTGACGGGGCAGCTGCTGGCGCATGCCGGCATGTCCACCGCCGTGGCGGGCAATATCGGCCCGAGCCTGCTCGATACCTTGTCGCAGCATATTGATGGCGAAAGCCTGCCCCAGGCCTGGGTGCTGGAGCTGTCCAGCTTCCAGCTGGAAGATGCGCATGCCTTCAACCCGACCGCAGCGACCGTGCTCAATATCAGCCAGGACCACCTCGACTGGCATGGCAGCATGCAAGCCTATGCAGCGGCCAAGGCCAAGATTTTTGGCAGCGATGCGCTGATGGTGCTCAACCGCGATGACCCAGCGGTGATGGCCATGTTGCCGCCGCCCGTCCGGGTCAAGCTGCAGCGGCCGCAACTGCGCCCACACATCAGCTTCGGCATGGATGCGCCGAGCCAGGTGGGTGATTACGGCCTGGAGGTCATCAATGGCATGGCCTGGCTGGTGCGTGCGCAAGACGATGGCAACAGTGCCACCAACAAGCGCAACCACAGCGCGACGGACGATATGTTCATGCAGCGCCTGATGCCCGCCGATGCGCTGCGCATCCGGGGCCGCCACAACGCGATGAATGCGCTGGCCGCGCTGGCGCTGGGCCATGCGGCAGGCGCCGGTTTTGCGCCGATGCTGTTTGGCTTGCGTGAGTACAGGGGCGAGCGCCACCGGGTCGAGCCTATCGGCATCGTCAGCGATGTGGAATATTTTGACGACAGCAAGGGCACCAATGTGGGCGCCACCGTGGCCGCGCTGATGGGCCTGGGCGCCGAGCGCCGCATCGTGCTGATTCTGGGCGGCGAAGGCAAGGGCCAGGATTTTGCGCCGCTGGCTGCGCCCGTGCTGCGCTATGCGCGCGCCGTGGTGCTGATTGGCCGCGATGCGCCACTGATCGAGGCCGCACTGGCCGATACCGGTGTGCCGCTGCTGCATGCGCCCAGCATGCCCGAGGCGGTGCAATTGGCCAGCCAGAAGGCGCTGGCCGGCGATGCGGTGCTGATGTCGCCCGCCTGCGCCAGCTTTGACATGTTCAAGAACTACGGCCACCGCGCCGAAGTGTTCTGCCAAGCGGTGGCCGAGTTGGCCGAAGAGCGCGGCAGCAGCCTGGAGGTGCAGCCATGA